One region of Natronolimnobius baerhuensis genomic DNA includes:
- a CDS encoding NADH-quinone oxidoreductase subunit N, protein MAVFDLPAWAGLAPALILAGTAIFLFLLDSLSRRSMSREILAGTATAGALASLGVAVWFTVAGVGAPGMENGHGVITLFDGGNAFVGDGLFVVDQLALFFMIIVAVVTALVAVASYDYMDGHAHQAEYYSLLVLAATGMSLMAAANSLVTIFIALELASLPSYALVSILKDNRGSVEGGLKYFLIGAVSSAIFLYGISLVYGATGVMQLDLIADELAGGDVDPYGGLLGLGILMLIGGFAFKTASVPFHFWAPEAYEGAPAPISAFLSSASKAAGFVIAFRVFTTAFPLEITGDVIGVDWTLAFIVLAIVTMTVGNFAAATQQNVKRMLAYSSIGHAGYALIGLAGLTADGGELVMGAAMMHLLVYGFMNTGAFLFVALAEYWGVGRTFEDYNGLARQAPLACVALAVFMFSLAGIPPFGGFWSKYFLFTGALEAGLLVVAAALVVNSALSLYYYSRLVKAVWIEDPVVDRDSLGQPTGLYAAIIFAAVMTVLLLPGFGPVVDVAIDAAAAII, encoded by the coding sequence ATGGCGGTGTTCGACCTGCCCGCGTGGGCCGGCCTCGCACCGGCACTGATCCTCGCAGGGACGGCGATATTCCTGTTCCTCCTCGACAGTCTCTCGCGGCGGTCGATGAGCCGCGAGATACTCGCGGGAACGGCGACCGCCGGCGCGCTCGCGTCGCTCGGCGTTGCCGTCTGGTTTACCGTCGCCGGCGTCGGCGCGCCCGGCATGGAGAACGGACACGGCGTTATCACGCTGTTCGACGGCGGGAACGCCTTCGTCGGCGACGGCCTGTTCGTCGTCGACCAGCTCGCGCTGTTCTTCATGATCATCGTCGCGGTCGTCACCGCGCTGGTGGCCGTCGCGAGCTACGACTACATGGACGGCCACGCTCACCAGGCAGAGTACTACTCACTGCTGGTGCTTGCGGCGACCGGGATGTCGCTGATGGCGGCCGCCAACAGCCTCGTGACGATCTTCATCGCACTCGAGTTGGCGAGCCTGCCGTCGTACGCGCTCGTCTCGATTCTGAAGGACAATCGCGGCAGCGTCGAAGGTGGTTTGAAGTACTTCCTGATCGGCGCGGTGTCCTCGGCGATTTTCCTCTACGGAATTTCGCTGGTCTACGGCGCAACCGGCGTCATGCAACTCGACTTGATTGCCGACGAACTCGCCGGCGGCGACGTTGATCCGTACGGCGGCCTGCTGGGACTTGGTATCCTGATGCTGATCGGTGGCTTCGCGTTCAAGACCGCGAGCGTTCCGTTCCACTTCTGGGCACCCGAGGCCTACGAGGGCGCGCCGGCACCGATTTCGGCGTTCCTCTCCTCGGCCTCGAAGGCAGCCGGCTTCGTGATCGCGTTCCGCGTGTTCACGACCGCGTTCCCACTCGAGATCACGGGTGACGTCATCGGTGTCGACTGGACGCTCGCCTTTATCGTGCTCGCGATTGTGACGATGACAGTCGGGAACTTCGCTGCGGCAACCCAGCAAAACGTCAAGCGGATGCTCGCGTACTCCTCGATTGGCCACGCCGGCTACGCCCTGATCGGCCTCGCCGGACTGACGGCCGACGGGGGCGAACTCGTCATGGGTGCGGCAATGATGCACCTGCTGGTCTATGGCTTCATGAACACCGGTGCATTCCTGTTCGTCGCCCTCGCGGAGTACTGGGGCGTCGGGCGCACGTTCGAGGACTACAACGGCCTCGCACGACAGGCACCACTCGCCTGTGTGGCACTGGCCGTGTTCATGTTCAGTCTGGCCGGAATCCCGCCGTTTGGCGGCTTCTGGAGCAAGTACTTCCTCTTTACCGGCGCACTCGAGGCAGGATTGCTCGTCGTCGCCGCCGCACTGGTGGTCAACAGCGCACTCTCGCTGTACTACTACTCGCGGCTGGTCAAGGCGGTCTGGATCGAAGACCCAGTCGTCGACCGTGATTCGCTGGGACAGCCAACGGGGCTGTACGCCGCCATCATCTTCGCGGCCGTCATGACGGTCTTGTTGTTGCCCGGCTTCGGACCGGTCGTTGACGTCGCAATCGACGCGGCTGCAGCGATCATCTGA
- the acs gene encoding acetate--CoA ligase, producing the protein MSDDPDSDADGELEARLEEQDAFDPPESFVEQANVRDEEIYETFEEEWPECWEQAADLLSWDSEYDTVLEDDDEPFYEWFTGGELNASANCLDRHVEDGAKNRAAIQWEGELGETRTYTYGELLNEVEAFAASLRDLGVEEDDVVTLYMPMIPELPIAMLACARIGAPHSVVFAGFSADALATRMNAAESEYLVTCDGYYRRGDALNHKEKADKGLRGVDHDVTSVVVDRLGDELTHFLGSNAHDYGDLVEEHAGASVEPVSRDAEDMLFLMYTSGTTGEPKGVKHTTGGYLSYAAWTSHAVLDIKPEDTYWCAADIGWITGHSYIVYGPLALGTTTMMYEGTPDYPERDRLWEIIERNRVDIFYTAPTAIRSFMKWGEQFPAEHDLSSLRLLGTVGEPINPRAWKWYYTHIGNEECPIVDTWWQTETGGMMITTLPALTTMKPGTAGPPLPGIDAQVVDAAGQEVEAGKAGYVTVNKPWPGMLRTLYNNDDRFLEEYWQEYSDPDSDEWVYFPEDGAKIDDDGYITILGRVDDVINVSGHRLGTMEIESAVVGVSGVAEAAVVGGDHDVKGEAVYTYVILEDGQEATESMRERIVESVEDGIGPIARPESVVFTPELPKTRSGKIMRRLLEDIASGNDLGDTSTLRNPEVVDEIAGHVDDE; encoded by the coding sequence ATGAGTGACGACCCCGACAGTGACGCCGACGGAGAACTCGAGGCACGACTCGAGGAACAGGACGCGTTCGATCCGCCCGAGTCGTTCGTCGAACAGGCGAACGTCAGGGACGAGGAAATCTACGAGACGTTCGAAGAGGAGTGGCCCGAGTGCTGGGAACAGGCAGCCGACCTGCTGTCGTGGGACAGTGAGTATGACACCGTCCTCGAGGATGACGACGAGCCGTTCTACGAGTGGTTTACGGGCGGAGAGTTGAATGCGTCCGCGAACTGTTTGGATCGTCACGTCGAGGATGGCGCGAAAAATCGTGCGGCGATCCAGTGGGAGGGTGAACTGGGCGAGACGCGCACGTACACCTACGGCGAGTTACTGAACGAAGTCGAAGCCTTCGCAGCAAGTCTTCGGGACCTTGGCGTCGAAGAAGACGACGTTGTGACGCTGTACATGCCGATGATCCCCGAGTTGCCGATTGCGATGCTCGCGTGTGCGCGAATTGGCGCGCCACACAGCGTCGTCTTTGCGGGCTTCTCCGCGGATGCACTCGCGACGCGGATGAACGCCGCCGAGAGTGAGTATCTCGTTACCTGCGACGGCTACTATCGCCGCGGCGATGCCCTGAACCACAAAGAAAAGGCAGACAAGGGTCTGCGTGGGGTCGACCACGACGTGACGAGCGTTGTCGTCGACCGGCTTGGCGACGAACTCACGCACTTCCTCGGCAGTAACGCCCACGACTACGGCGACCTCGTCGAGGAGCACGCGGGCGCATCTGTTGAGCCAGTCTCTCGTGACGCAGAAGACATGCTGTTCCTGATGTACACGTCGGGGACGACAGGCGAGCCGAAAGGCGTCAAACACACCACGGGCGGGTACCTCTCCTATGCGGCCTGGACGAGCCACGCTGTTCTCGACATCAAACCCGAAGACACCTACTGGTGTGCGGCCGATATCGGCTGGATCACTGGCCATTCCTACATCGTCTACGGGCCGCTCGCGCTGGGAACAACGACGATGATGTACGAGGGCACGCCGGATTACCCCGAGCGCGACCGTCTCTGGGAGATCATCGAGCGCAATCGCGTCGATATCTTCTACACCGCTCCAACCGCAATCCGCTCGTTCATGAAGTGGGGCGAGCAGTTCCCCGCCGAACACGACCTGTCCTCGCTGCGCCTCCTTGGCACCGTCGGCGAGCCAATCAATCCGCGCGCATGGAAGTGGTACTACACGCACATCGGCAACGAGGAGTGCCCCATCGTCGACACCTGGTGGCAGACCGAAACCGGCGGCATGATGATCACGACGCTGCCGGCGCTCACCACGATGAAACCCGGCACTGCAGGGCCGCCGCTACCGGGCATCGACGCACAGGTCGTCGACGCAGCAGGCCAGGAAGTCGAGGCCGGCAAAGCGGGCTACGTCACAGTCAATAAGCCGTGGCCGGGCATGCTCCGAACGCTGTACAACAATGACGACCGATTCCTCGAGGAGTACTGGCAGGAGTACTCCGACCCCGATAGCGACGAGTGGGTCTACTTCCCCGAAGACGGTGCGAAGATCGACGACGACGGCTACATTACGATCTTGGGCCGCGTCGACGACGTGATCAACGTCTCCGGGCACCGCCTCGGAACCATGGAGATCGAATCGGCCGTCGTCGGCGTCTCCGGCGTCGCCGAAGCCGCCGTCGTCGGCGGCGACCACGACGTCAAAGGCGAAGCCGTCTACACCTACGTCATCTTAGAGGACGGCCAAGAGGCAACCGAGTCCATGCGCGAGCGAATCGTCGAATCAGTCGAAGACGGCATCGGCCCGATTGCTCGCCCCGAGAGCGTGGTCTTCACGCCCGAACTACCCAAAACCCGCTCGGGTAAGATTATGCGCCGCCTCCTCGAGGATATCGCAAGCGGCAACGATCTGGGCGACACGTCGACGCTTCGCAATCCCGAGGTCGTCGACGAAATCGCAGGCCACGTCGACGACGAGTAA
- a CDS encoding NAD(P)-binding oxidoreductase gives MTETGAGPSAESKRVLLAGASGRTGIELLSVLRPTDLTVRGTTRSYATVETLERHGADEVVVADFFEPRDAVTAVEDCDIVYCTVGTPPSYRHVTGSKLVDRTGVINLVTAALASDVSHFVFESAIGVGSSKRGLSLPARLLIRGSLRAKQDAESALRRSGLSYTIVRPGTLTDAPPRGDLVVGEGGDSVAGSIPRADVARIMAAAPFTPAAHNRTLEAVSRAGLSETPRNLADIDWAFDKVDVDLEHPRT, from the coding sequence ATGACTGAAACTGGCGCTGGACCATCTGCGGAGTCGAAACGCGTCCTTCTCGCGGGCGCAAGCGGCCGAACGGGCATCGAACTCCTCTCTGTCTTGCGACCGACCGACCTGACTGTCCGCGGGACCACCCGCTCGTATGCGACCGTCGAAACCCTCGAGCGCCACGGCGCAGACGAGGTGGTCGTCGCTGACTTTTTCGAACCGCGCGATGCCGTGACTGCTGTCGAGGACTGCGATATCGTCTACTGTACAGTTGGGACGCCGCCAAGCTATCGACACGTTACCGGCAGCAAACTGGTCGACCGAACCGGTGTCATCAACCTCGTGACGGCTGCGCTGGCATCCGACGTCTCGCATTTCGTCTTCGAGAGCGCAATCGGCGTCGGCAGCTCGAAACGCGGCCTTTCGCTTCCGGCCCGCCTCCTCATCCGGGGCTCACTGCGAGCGAAACAGGATGCTGAGAGCGCGCTCCGGCGATCCGGCCTGTCGTATACAATCGTCCGGCCGGGCACACTCACCGACGCACCCCCGCGGGGCGACCTCGTCGTCGGCGAGGGCGGCGACTCCGTCGCCGGATCGATCCCACGGGCCGACGTCGCACGGATCATGGCCGCTGCGCCGTTTACCCCCGCCGCACACAATCGCACACTCGAGGCCGTCAGCCGTGCTGGCCTCTCGGAAACGCCGCGCAACCTCGCCGATATCGACTGGGCATTCGACAAAGTCGACGTCGACCTCGAGCACCCACGCACCTAA
- a CDS encoding PAS domain S-box protein codes for MCERDGASERSFWGETDDIEARKHYRSLINTIDDGMYRLDAENCLVSVNDTLLETTGYTRTELLGEHVSVLFGDNSATISQEIDRLRATAAADSTVLEVTIETAEGERIRCDVRVNVLETGETTQETVGLVREVDDREQAKTDATEATFRRLFENVPGNYLIVQPDDYEIVAVSDAYLDATMTERAEMIGKTLFEIFPNNPDDPAEGTGNLRESLDRVAETGEADTMSVTHYPIPDRESGSNEFEERWWTPINSPVFDTTGELDYIVHSVEDITPIVQELQAEGEQELLQDPDTADSRLASDIVLRGQELLQEAKQEAYEQLRQSEERFRALVTTTSDVVFSTNADWSEMHSLEGSDFLADTDEQEPSWVEQYVPPEDQPQVQDVIDEAIRTKRSLELEHRVVREDGTVAWIVLRATPLVDSDGELTGWLGAANDVTERVERERYLEDAKERLEAAAEAGAVGTWEWHIPDDRMVTSASFATKFGIDPDAAAEGVSLEEFISAIHDEDRERVRQQIEDAIDSGEEYEAEYRVWDADGELRWVVARGHVECDDDGNPVTFPGALADITERKRFERQLAESNKRLEQFAYAASHDLQEPLRMVTSYLKLIERRYADEFDEDGEEFLEFAIDGADRMRNMIEGLLVYSRVETHGDPFEPVDLDAVLADVRRDLEMKIDESDATITAESLPRVEGDPGQLRQVFQNLLSNAIEYSDDGQPRVAISGVQNGSEVLVSVSDNGIGIDPDNRDRVFELFQSLHAQDEHSGTGIGLALCKRIVERHGGRASEANSSSAGSRSESVGGDIWVESEPGEGSTFSFTLPAARDDTP; via the coding sequence ATGTGTGAACGGGACGGGGCTTCTGAACGGTCCTTCTGGGGAGAGACGGACGATATCGAGGCCCGCAAGCACTATCGCAGCCTCATCAATACGATTGACGACGGCATGTATCGACTCGACGCTGAGAATTGCCTCGTCTCGGTCAACGACACCCTCCTCGAGACAACCGGGTACACACGTACGGAACTGCTCGGAGAGCACGTATCCGTGCTTTTCGGAGACAACAGTGCGACGATCAGCCAGGAAATCGACCGTCTGCGAGCGACCGCCGCCGCCGACAGCACGGTCCTTGAGGTCACCATCGAGACCGCCGAGGGGGAACGGATTCGTTGTGACGTTCGGGTGAACGTACTCGAGACGGGTGAGACCACACAGGAAACAGTCGGACTCGTTCGCGAAGTTGATGACCGCGAACAGGCGAAAACGGACGCCACTGAAGCGACCTTTCGTCGACTGTTCGAGAACGTGCCCGGCAACTATCTCATCGTCCAACCTGACGACTACGAAATCGTCGCCGTAAGCGATGCGTATCTGGACGCGACGATGACCGAGCGAGCGGAGATGATAGGGAAGACCCTGTTCGAAATCTTCCCGAACAACCCCGACGATCCGGCCGAGGGTACTGGAAACCTGCGCGAGTCTCTCGATAGGGTCGCAGAGACTGGGGAAGCGGACACCATGTCGGTGACGCACTATCCGATCCCTGACCGCGAGTCCGGAAGCAACGAGTTCGAGGAGCGGTGGTGGACTCCGATCAATTCGCCGGTGTTTGATACGACTGGTGAACTCGATTATATCGTACACAGCGTTGAGGACATCACTCCAATCGTCCAAGAGCTCCAGGCGGAGGGCGAGCAGGAACTGCTACAGGATCCAGACACGGCGGATTCGCGGCTCGCATCTGACATCGTACTGCGTGGCCAGGAGTTGCTCCAAGAGGCAAAGCAAGAGGCGTACGAACAACTGCGCCAGAGCGAAGAACGCTTTCGCGCACTGGTTACCACCACGTCTGACGTGGTATTCAGTACGAACGCGGATTGGAGCGAGATGCACAGTTTGGAGGGGTCGGATTTCCTCGCTGACACCGACGAGCAAGAGCCGTCATGGGTTGAACAGTACGTTCCACCCGAAGACCAGCCACAGGTTCAAGATGTCATTGACGAAGCCATTCGCACGAAACGCAGCCTCGAGCTAGAACACCGAGTCGTTCGTGAAGACGGCACCGTCGCCTGGATCGTCTTGCGTGCCACACCGCTCGTGGATTCCGATGGCGAACTCACTGGATGGTTGGGTGCGGCGAACGACGTCACCGAGCGGGTCGAACGCGAGCGCTATCTCGAGGATGCCAAAGAGCGACTGGAGGCGGCGGCCGAAGCCGGCGCTGTTGGAACCTGGGAGTGGCATATTCCCGATGATCGAATGGTCACGAGTGCGTCGTTCGCCACGAAGTTCGGAATCGATCCCGACGCGGCTGCCGAGGGAGTCTCACTGGAGGAGTTCATCTCGGCTATCCACGATGAGGACCGCGAGCGAGTCAGACAGCAGATCGAGGACGCCATCGACTCTGGCGAGGAGTACGAAGCAGAGTACCGGGTGTGGGACGCTGACGGCGAACTTCGGTGGGTCGTCGCGCGCGGTCACGTCGAATGTGACGACGACGGAAATCCAGTCACGTTCCCCGGTGCACTGGCTGATATCACCGAGCGCAAGCGCTTCGAGCGACAACTTGCAGAATCCAACAAGCGCCTCGAACAGTTCGCCTACGCCGCCTCACATGACTTACAAGAGCCGTTGCGGATGGTGACGAGCTATCTCAAGTTGATCGAGCGCCGCTACGCGGACGAGTTTGACGAGGACGGCGAGGAATTCCTCGAGTTTGCCATCGACGGTGCCGACCGGATGCGCAACATGATCGAAGGACTGCTCGTGTATTCGCGGGTCGAAACGCATGGTGATCCCTTCGAGCCGGTCGATCTGGACGCCGTTCTCGCGGATGTTCGCCGGGACCTCGAGATGAAAATCGACGAGAGCGATGCCACAATCACGGCCGAGTCGCTCCCTCGTGTTGAAGGCGATCCAGGGCAGTTGCGTCAGGTATTCCAGAACCTGCTGTCGAACGCAATCGAGTACAGCGACGACGGCCAGCCACGGGTAGCGATTTCGGGTGTGCAGAACGGATCCGAGGTACTCGTCTCGGTCTCCGACAATGGAATCGGCATCGACCCAGATAACAGAGACCGTGTCTTCGAACTATTCCAGAGCCTACACGCCCAAGACGAACACTCGGGGACGGGGATCGGCCTCGCGCTCTGTAAGCGCATTGTCGAGCGTCACGGCGGTCGAGCGAGCGAAGCGAACTCGAGCTCGGCAGGCTCGCGAAGCGAGTCTGTCGGCGGCGATATCTGGGTCGAGTCCGAACCGGGCGAGGGGTCGACGTTCTCGTTTACGCTCCCCGCTGCACGCGATGACACTCCGTGA
- a CDS encoding CBS pair associated ParBc domain-containing protein encodes MEEVVSDGRKPRVEEYMTRDVVTVSPDATVGDVAARIAESDKHSGFPVCERRRVEGFVSARDLLLADDNDPIFRVMTTDLLVAHPEMKVTEAARVILRSGIQKLPVVDDAGNLVGIISNADVIRSQIERATPEKVGKLMRTLEQIHDISLEQSRRTVPLPELTPTQGRVYADELEGRQYELERGLAEPLVVIDNAGSLLLADGHHRVLAADRLKIDEMDAYVIVIDSPVDLGMARTAKKEGLESIADIDVVDYARHPLVQTTKRLQSPE; translated from the coding sequence ATGGAAGAGGTCGTATCAGATGGGCGAAAACCACGAGTAGAAGAGTACATGACGCGCGACGTGGTGACGGTCTCGCCCGATGCGACCGTCGGCGACGTCGCGGCCAGAATCGCCGAGAGTGACAAACACAGCGGCTTTCCAGTCTGTGAGCGCCGCCGCGTCGAGGGCTTTGTCAGCGCCCGCGATCTCCTGTTAGCCGACGACAACGACCCGATTTTCAGGGTGATGACGACCGATTTACTCGTTGCCCATCCCGAGATGAAAGTGACCGAAGCAGCACGTGTTATTCTCCGGTCTGGCATCCAGAAACTCCCTGTCGTCGACGACGCGGGCAACCTCGTCGGCATCATCTCGAACGCCGACGTGATCCGCAGCCAGATCGAACGCGCCACGCCCGAAAAGGTGGGCAAACTCATGCGCACGCTCGAGCAGATTCACGATATTTCACTCGAGCAGTCCCGTCGGACGGTGCCACTGCCTGAACTGACGCCGACACAGGGGCGCGTCTACGCCGACGAACTCGAAGGGAGACAGTACGAACTCGAGCGTGGACTGGCCGAACCGCTCGTCGTCATCGACAACGCTGGCTCGTTGCTGTTGGCAGATGGCCACCATCGCGTCCTCGCAGCGGATCGCCTCAAAATCGACGAGATGGACGCCTACGTGATCGTCATCGACTCGCCGGTCGACCTTGGAATGGCCAGAACGGCGAAAAAGGAAGGTCTCGAGTCGATTGCAGATATCGACGTTGTCGATTACGCACGGCATCCGCTCGTCCAGACGACGAAGCGACTGCAATCACCGGAGTAA
- a CDS encoding polyprenyl synthetase family protein, whose amino-acid sequence MRETLAEWRPAVDEAIADLVPREIDDEHLETFFGEPTYEYDSAGIQRALSDPLWELLDRGGKRWRAVLFLVFVEGFGEDPEEYLHYACIPEVLHNGTIIVDDVEDEATKRRGEPALHHIYDQDVALNAGNAMYFLPLKLLTQTQADLPAEQRLAAYEMLMDELNRTHLGQGMDIYWHNEHEVDITTDQYLEMCACKTGCLGRIVARLAAILTDQPADVEQALATYAELTAVAFQIGDDILDVENSLGRAGDFGKEFGNDVREGKKTLLVIHALSESNPETADRLRDILSADTNTEDDILEALAILEETDSVEYARERALDIAATACAELDTLPLDDETDRKLREFTEFVIDRDV is encoded by the coding sequence ATGCGGGAGACGCTTGCCGAATGGCGGCCGGCCGTCGACGAGGCGATTGCAGACCTCGTCCCACGGGAGATCGACGACGAACACCTCGAGACGTTCTTCGGCGAGCCAACGTACGAGTACGACTCAGCAGGGATACAGCGGGCGCTTTCTGACCCGCTCTGGGAACTGCTCGACCGGGGCGGGAAACGCTGGCGTGCCGTGCTCTTTTTGGTCTTCGTCGAGGGCTTCGGCGAAGATCCCGAAGAGTACCTGCACTACGCCTGTATCCCCGAGGTTTTGCACAACGGAACGATCATCGTCGACGACGTCGAAGACGAGGCGACCAAACGCCGGGGCGAACCAGCATTGCATCACATCTACGATCAGGACGTTGCCTTAAACGCCGGCAACGCGATGTACTTCCTGCCGCTCAAGTTGCTCACCCAGACGCAAGCCGACCTCCCCGCCGAGCAACGCCTCGCCGCCTACGAGATGCTCATGGACGAACTCAACCGCACCCACCTCGGCCAGGGGATGGACATCTACTGGCACAACGAACACGAGGTCGACATTACGACCGACCAGTACCTCGAGATGTGTGCGTGCAAAACCGGCTGTCTCGGCCGGATCGTCGCCCGACTCGCAGCTATCCTGACGGATCAGCCTGCCGATGTCGAGCAGGCACTGGCCACCTACGCCGAACTGACCGCCGTCGCGTTCCAGATCGGCGACGACATCTTAGACGTCGAAAACTCACTTGGCCGCGCCGGCGACTTCGGCAAGGAGTTCGGCAACGACGTTCGCGAGGGCAAAAAGACGCTGCTGGTCATCCACGCGCTGTCCGAAAGCAACCCTGAAACTGCAGACCGGCTTCGGGACATCCTGTCGGCCGACACCAACACCGAGGACGACATTCTCGAGGCACTGGCGATTCTCGAGGAGACTGACAGCGTCGAGTACGCCCGCGAGCGCGCCCTCGATATCGCCGCGACTGCGTGTGCAGAACTCGATACCCTTCCACTTGATGACGAGACGGATCGCAAACTTCGGGAGTTTACCGAGTTCGTGATCGACCGCGACGTCTGA
- a CDS encoding DHH family phosphoesterase, whose amino-acid sequence MVFRLVLGCGTVGRQVVERLEAAADSDDRLLVITTDESVVEALRDESIPARSGDPTASDVLDALESPDVLFVGGDRTDTNRVILERARATFPGASIVAYAGGNSASHDRRAFDEYADAVVDAEGALVEQVLAETASPQANTAIGLRYHLRTIDGPLAVVMHDNPDPDAIASAVALVDIAESMGLEAEACYFGEISHQENRAMVNLLDLSLRNLSPADSLEAYGSFALIDHSRPGINDGLPTDLEVDVVIDHHPPRGPVPGTFVELREQVGATSTILTEYLEQFDLPFDRATATALLYGIRIDTSDFTREVAPADFRAASVLWPYADTSLLDQIEQPTIEGDTLETIARAIKNREQRGAVAVASVGQLSSRDALPQAADQLLAMDGVDTTLVFGFRDEMAFCSARSRATDIDLGETLRDAFDRIGSAGGHADMAGAQLEIGILASADDEDEVESIVSVVEEVITNRFFEAIRTHPGTPVGTYSQTSEWLFTLED is encoded by the coding sequence ATGGTTTTCCGGCTCGTACTCGGGTGCGGGACTGTCGGTCGCCAGGTCGTCGAACGGCTCGAGGCCGCAGCAGACAGTGATGATCGGCTGCTGGTCATTACGACCGACGAGAGCGTCGTTGAGGCGCTTCGCGATGAGAGTATTCCCGCACGGTCTGGTGATCCCACCGCGAGCGACGTCCTCGACGCACTCGAGTCGCCGGATGTGCTCTTCGTCGGCGGTGATCGAACCGACACGAATCGGGTGATCCTCGAGCGTGCCCGCGCGACGTTCCCGGGGGCGTCTATCGTCGCCTACGCGGGTGGCAATTCAGCGAGTCACGACCGGCGGGCGTTCGACGAGTATGCTGATGCAGTCGTCGATGCTGAGGGTGCACTCGTCGAACAGGTACTGGCCGAAACGGCGAGTCCACAGGCCAACACCGCCATCGGACTTCGCTATCATCTGCGCACAATTGACGGCCCGCTCGCGGTCGTCATGCACGACAATCCGGATCCTGATGCGATTGCGAGTGCCGTTGCACTCGTAGATATTGCCGAATCCATGGGTCTCGAGGCCGAGGCCTGTTACTTCGGGGAAATTTCCCATCAGGAGAACCGGGCGATGGTCAACTTGCTCGACCTCTCCCTTCGTAACCTGTCCCCGGCGGACTCACTCGAGGCGTATGGCTCGTTTGCATTGATTGACCACTCGCGGCCGGGGATCAACGACGGGTTGCCGACCGACCTCGAGGTGGATGTCGTCATTGACCACCACCCGCCGAGAGGGCCGGTTCCGGGGACGTTCGTCGAACTCCGCGAGCAAGTCGGGGCAACGAGTACGATTTTGACGGAGTACCTCGAGCAGTTCGATCTACCGTTCGACCGGGCGACAGCGACGGCCCTGTTGTACGGCATTCGGATCGATACGAGCGATTTCACGCGGGAAGTCGCCCCGGCGGATTTCCGTGCGGCATCGGTGCTGTGGCCCTATGCGGATACATCGTTGCTCGATCAGATCGAACAGCCGACAATCGAAGGCGACACACTCGAGACGATTGCGCGAGCAATCAAGAACCGCGAACAGCGAGGGGCGGTTGCTGTCGCAAGCGTTGGGCAACTCAGTAGCCGGGATGCTCTTCCACAGGCGGCAGACCAGTTACTCGCGATGGACGGCGTCGATACGACGCTCGTCTTTGGCTTTCGCGACGAGATGGCGTTTTGCTCGGCGCGCTCGCGGGCGACCGATATCGACCTCGGCGAGACGCTTCGCGATGCGTTCGACCGAATCGGAAGCGCAGGCGGCCACGCCGATATGGCCGGCGCACAACTCGAGATTGGCATTCTCGCCAGTGCTGATGACGAGGACGAGGTTGAATCGATTGTCAGCGTCGTCGAGGAAGTCATCACGAACCGCTTTTTCGAGGCAATCCGGACGCACCCGGGCACGCCGGTTGGGACCTATAGCCAGACCAGCGAGTGGTTGTTCACGCTCGAGGACTGA